One part of the Gossypium raimondii isolate GPD5lz chromosome 1, ASM2569854v1, whole genome shotgun sequence genome encodes these proteins:
- the LOC105773201 gene encoding uncharacterized protein LOC105773201, whose protein sequence is MELKPGLSALITGGASGIGKALSLALAGKGLFVTIVDFAEEKGKEVACLVEKENSRFHEKLEFPSAIFVKCDVTNPRDISLAFEKHVATYGGLDVCINSAGINNPVPFQNDQSDGAKTWRHTINVNLVAVIDCTRLAIKTMQALQKPGVIINTGSYAGLFPFFLDPIYSGSKGGVVLFTRSLTPYKREGIRVNVLCPEVVRTEMGEKLDPKYVSLMGGFVPMELVVKGAFELITDESRAGSCLWISNRRGMVYWPIPSEEAKYSLRSSTSSRSNKISFQAPLSSQLPQNFKKLVVHTWSQNFRDATHIISAPLRLPLESNQVLLKVIYAGVNAGDVNFSAGRYFQGTKKDPGFEAVGIIAAIGDSVRNLEVGTPAAVMTIGCYAEFMKVPSKQILPIPRPDPEVVALLTSGLTASIALEELGQMKSGKVVLVTAAAGGTGQFAVQLAKLAGNKVVATCGGKEKARLLKEFGVDRVIDYKTEDIKTALKEFPKGVDIVYECVGGNMFDLCLDALAIRGRLIVIGMISQYQGKDGWKPLNYPGLVEKLLAKSQTVAGFVLTHYSRLMQKHLIRLFQLYSSGKLKVVVDPKRFSGLHSVSDAVEHLHSGKSTGKVVVCMDPSFEHQMAKL, encoded by the exons atggagcTTAAACCTGGTTTATCAGCTTTAATCACCGGCGGAGCTTCCGGCATCG GTAAAGCGTTGAGCTTAGCTTTGGCGGGGAAAGGATTATTTGTAACGATCGTAGATTTCGCTGAAGAGAAAGGGAAGGAAGTTGCTTGTTTAGTTGagaaagagaattctagatTTCATGAAAAGTTGGAGTTTCCTTCTGCTATTTTTGTTAAATGCGATGTTACGAATCCAA GAGATATTAGTTTAGCGTTTGAGAAGCATGTGGCGACATACGGAGGATTGGATGTTTGTATTAACAGCGCCGGCATCAATAATCCAGTACCATTTCAGAACGATCAAAGTGATGGGGCTAAGACATGGAGGCACACCATTAATGTCAACCTCGTTGCAGTTATTGATTGTACTCGCCTTGCA ATTAAAACTATGCAAGCTCTGCAAAAGCCAGGGGTGATAATCAATACAGGATCCTATGCTGGTCTTTTCCCATTTTTCTTGGACCCCATTTACTCTGGCTCAAAAg GAGGTGTTGTCTTGTTTACTAGATCACTAACTCCGTACAAACGTGAAGGAATACGTGTCAATGTTCTTTGCCCTGAG GTTGTTCGAACAGAGATGGGAGAAAAACTGGACCCCAAATATGTATCTCTAATGGGAGGTTTTGTACCGATGGAATTGGTGGTAAAAG GTGCTTTCGAGCTTATCACTGATGAAAGCAGAGCTGGTTCTTGCCTATGGATTTCAAACCGCAGAGGCATGGTATATTGGCCCATTCCATCTGAAGAAGCAAAATACTCTTTGCGTTCTTCCACAAGTTCCAGGAGCAACAAAATCTCGTTCCAAGCTCCTTTAAGTTCCCAACTTCCTCAGAATTTTAAGAAACT TGTTGTGCATACCTGGAGCCAAAATTTTCGTGATGCAACCCATATAATAAGTGCACCATTGAGACTACCTCTTGAGTCAAACCAAGTTCTTCTGAAAGTCATTTATGCTGGTGTAAACGCAGGTGAT GTGAACTTTAGCGCAGGCCGTTATTTTCAAGGAACCAAGAAAGACCCTGGATTTGAG GCAGTGGGAATAATTGCTGCCATTGGAGATTCTGTAAGAAATTTGGAAGTTGGAACTCCTGCTGCAGTCATGACTATTGGATGTTATGCTGAATTCATGAAG GTTCCTTCAAAGCAAATACTTCCAATTCCAAGACCTGACCCGGAAGTTGTTGCTCTGCTTACTTCAGGATTAACAGCATCAATCGCTTTGGAAGAG CTTGGTCAGATGAAATCTGGAAAAGTTGTCCTTGTAACTGCTGCTGCTGGAGGGACTGGACAATTTGCAGTCCAG CTTGCAAAACTGGCAGGAAATAAAGTTGTTGCAACTTgcggaggaaaagaaaaggcGAGGCTTTTAAAAGAATTTGGGGTTGATCGAGTCATAGACTATAAAACTGAAGATATCAAAACT GCTCTCAAGGAGTTTCCTAAAGGAGTTGACATTGTTTACGAATGTGTTGGTGGGAACATGTTTGATTTGTGCCTCGATGCTCTGGCTATCCGTGGACGTCTCATTGTGATAGGAATGATCTCTCAG TATCAAGGGAAGGATGGATGGAAGCCATTAAATTACCCTGGGCTTGTTGAGAAGCTTTTGGCCAAAAGCCAAACTGTT gcTGGCTTTGTCCTGACCCATTATAGCCGTTTAATGCAAAAGCACCTGATTAGACTATTTCAGCTTTACTCTTCAGGAAAGCTTAAG GTTGTGGTAGACCCGAAAAGATTTTCGGGTTTGCATTCGGTTAGTGATGCTGTTGAACATCTGCATTCGGGTAAAAGCACCGGCAAG GTTGTTGTTTGCATGGATCCAAGCTTTGAACATCAAATGGCTAAGTTATGA
- the LOC105773192 gene encoding uncharacterized protein LOC105773192 isoform X1 gives MELKPGLSALVTGGASGIGKALSLALARKGLFVTIVDFAEEKGKEVACLVEKENSGFHEKLEFHSAIFVKCDVTNPRDITLAFEKHVATFGGLDICINSAGIGNPVPFKDDQTDGTKTWRHTINVNLVAVIDCTRLAIKTMQAQQKPGVIINVASSAGLYPLFLGPVYSASKGGVIMFTRSLTPYKRQGIRVNVLCPEFVRTEMVEKMDPKLISLMGGFVPMEMVVKGAFELITDESRAGSCLWITNRRGLEYWPTPAEEAKYTVRSSSSSRNDMISFQAPLGFRLPHNFKKLVVHTLSFHFRDSTHIISAPLKLPLELDQVLLKVIYAGVNAGDVNFSAGRYFQGTKEEISSLLPFDAGFEAVGIIAAIGDSVRNLKVGTPAALMSFGCYAEFVKVPSKHILPIPRPDPEIVALLTSGLTASVALEKVGQMKSGQVVLVTAAAGGTGQFAVQLAKLAGNKVVATCGGKEKARLLKELGVDRVIDYKAEDVKTALKEFPKGVDIVYESVGGNMFDLCLDALAIRGRLIVIGLISQYKRKNGWTPLNYPRLEKLLSKSQNVSGFVLVQYGHLWKEHLLRLFHLYSSGKLKVCIRLRMLLSICIRVKVLARLSFASIQALNIKWLSYDLKPMKLSFIVHPYRVQS, from the exons ATGGAGCTTAAACCTGGCTTATCAGCTTTGGTCACCGGCGGAGCTTCCGGCatcg GTAAAGCGTTGAGCTTAGCTTTGGCGAGGAAAGGATTATTTGTCACGATCGTAGATTTCGCTGAAGAGAAAGGGAAGGAAGTTGCTTGTTTAGTTGAGAAAGAGAATTCCGGATTCCATGAAAAGTTAGAGTTTCATTCTGCTATTTTTGTTAAATGTGATGTTACAAATCCAA gAGATATAACTTTGGCATTTGAGAAGCATGTGGCTACATTTGGAGGACTGGATATTTGTATTAACAGCGCCGGCATCGGCAATCCAGTGCCATTTAAGGATGATCAAACAGATGGGACCAAGACATGGAGGCACACCATTAATGTCAACCTTGTAGCAGTTATTGATTGTACTCGACTCGCT ATTAAAACTATGCAAGCTCAGCAAAAGCCAGGGGTGATCATCAATGTAGCGTCCTCTGCTGGTCTTTATCCATTGTTTTTGGGCCCCGTCTACTCTGCCTCAAAAg GAGGTGTTATCATGTTTACTAGGTCACTAACTCCTTACAAACGTCAAGGAATACGTGTTAATGTTCTTTGCCCTGAG TTTGTTCGAACAGAGATGGTAGAAAAAATGGACCCCAAATTGATTTCACTAATGGGAGGCTTTGTGCCAATGGAAATGGTGGTGAAAG GTGCTTTCGAGCTTATCACTGATGAAAGCAGAGCTGGTTCTTGCCTATGGATTACAAACCGCCGAGGACTGGAGTATTGGCCTACTCCAGCTGAAGAAGCAAAATACACTGTGCGTTCTTCCTCAAGTTCCAGGAACGACATGATCTCGTTCCAAGCTCCTTTAGGTTTCCGACTTCCTCACAACTTCAAGAAACT TGTTGTGCATACATTGAGTTTCCATTTTCGTGATTCAACCCATATAATAAGTGCACCATTGAAACTTCCTCTTGAATTAGACCAAGTTCTTCTGAAAGTCATTTATGCTGGTGTAAACGCAGGTGAT GTGAACTTTAGCGCAGGTCGGTATTTTCAAGGAACCAAGGAAGAAATTAGTTCCCTTCTTCCATTTGACGCTGGATTTGAg GCAGTGGGAATAATTGCTGCCATTGGAGATTCTGTAAGAAATTTGAAAGTTGGAACTCCTGCTGCTCTCATGAGTTTTGGATGTTATGCTGAATTTGTGAAG GTTCCTTCAAAGCACATACTTCCCATTCCAAGACCTGATCCAGAAATTGTTGCTTTGCTTACTTCAGGATTAACAGCATCAGTCGCTTTAGAAAAA GTTGGTCAGATGAAATCCGGACAAGTTGTCCTTGTAACTGCTGCTGCAGGTGGGACTGGGCAATTTGCAGTCCAG CTTGCAAAGCTTGCAGGAAATAAGGTTGTTGCGACGTgcggaggaaaagaaaaggcaaGGCTTTTGAAAGAATTGGGGGTTGATCGAGTCATAGACTATAAAGCTGAAGATGTCAAAACT GCTCTCAAGGAGTTTCCTAAAGGAGTCGACATTGTTTATGAATCTGTTGGTGGTAACATGTTTGATTTGTGTCTTGATGCTTTGGCTATCCGTGGACGACTTATTGTGATAGGATTAATCTCTcag tataaaaggaaaaatgggtgGACGCCATTAAACTACCCAAGACTTGAGAAGCTTTTGTCCAAAAGCCAAAATGTG TCTGGCTTTGTCCTGGTACAGTATGGCCATTTATGGAAGGAACACCTACTTAGACTGTTTCATCTTTACTCTTCAGGAAAGCTTAAG GTTTGCATTCGGTTGCGGATGCTGTTGAGTATCTGCATTCGGGTAAAAGTACTGGCAAG GTTGTCGTTTGCATCGATCCAAGCTTTGAACATCAAATGGCTAAGTTATGATTTGAAGCCAATGAAATTATCGTTCATTGTTCATCCCTACCGGGTACAATCTTAA
- the LOC105773192 gene encoding uncharacterized protein LOC105773192 isoform X2 yields MELKPGLSALVTGGASGIGKALSLALARKGLFVTIVDFAEEKGKEVACLVEKENSGFHEKLEFHSAIFVKCDVTNPRDITLAFEKHVATFGGLDICINSAGIGNPVPFKDDQTDGTKTWRHTINVNLVAVIDCTRLAIKTMQAQQKPGVIINVASSAGLYPLFLGPVYSASKGGVIMFTRSLTPYKRQGIRVNVLCPEFVRTEMVEKMDPKLISLMGGFVPMEMVVKGAFELITDESRAGSCLWITNRRGLEYWPTPAEEAKYTVRSSSSSRNDMISFQAPLGFRLPHNFKKLVVHTLSFHFRDSTHIISAPLKLPLELDQVLLKVIYAGVNAGDVNFSAGRYFQGTKEEISSLLPFDAGFEAVGIIAAIGDSVRNLKVGTPAALMSFGCYAEFVKVPSKHILPIPRPDPEIVALLTSGLTASVALEKVGQMKSGQVVLVTAAAGGTGQFAVQLAKLAGNKVVATCGGKEKARLLKELGVDRVIDYKAEDVKTALKEFPKGVDIVYESVGGNMFDLCLDALAIRGRLIVIGLISQYKRKNGWTPLNYPRLEKLLSKSQNVSGFVLVQYGHLWKEHLLRLFHLYSSGKLKVVIDQKRFSGLHSVADAVEYLHSGKSTGKVVVCIDPSFEHQMAKL; encoded by the exons ATGGAGCTTAAACCTGGCTTATCAGCTTTGGTCACCGGCGGAGCTTCCGGCatcg GTAAAGCGTTGAGCTTAGCTTTGGCGAGGAAAGGATTATTTGTCACGATCGTAGATTTCGCTGAAGAGAAAGGGAAGGAAGTTGCTTGTTTAGTTGAGAAAGAGAATTCCGGATTCCATGAAAAGTTAGAGTTTCATTCTGCTATTTTTGTTAAATGTGATGTTACAAATCCAA gAGATATAACTTTGGCATTTGAGAAGCATGTGGCTACATTTGGAGGACTGGATATTTGTATTAACAGCGCCGGCATCGGCAATCCAGTGCCATTTAAGGATGATCAAACAGATGGGACCAAGACATGGAGGCACACCATTAATGTCAACCTTGTAGCAGTTATTGATTGTACTCGACTCGCT ATTAAAACTATGCAAGCTCAGCAAAAGCCAGGGGTGATCATCAATGTAGCGTCCTCTGCTGGTCTTTATCCATTGTTTTTGGGCCCCGTCTACTCTGCCTCAAAAg GAGGTGTTATCATGTTTACTAGGTCACTAACTCCTTACAAACGTCAAGGAATACGTGTTAATGTTCTTTGCCCTGAG TTTGTTCGAACAGAGATGGTAGAAAAAATGGACCCCAAATTGATTTCACTAATGGGAGGCTTTGTGCCAATGGAAATGGTGGTGAAAG GTGCTTTCGAGCTTATCACTGATGAAAGCAGAGCTGGTTCTTGCCTATGGATTACAAACCGCCGAGGACTGGAGTATTGGCCTACTCCAGCTGAAGAAGCAAAATACACTGTGCGTTCTTCCTCAAGTTCCAGGAACGACATGATCTCGTTCCAAGCTCCTTTAGGTTTCCGACTTCCTCACAACTTCAAGAAACT TGTTGTGCATACATTGAGTTTCCATTTTCGTGATTCAACCCATATAATAAGTGCACCATTGAAACTTCCTCTTGAATTAGACCAAGTTCTTCTGAAAGTCATTTATGCTGGTGTAAACGCAGGTGAT GTGAACTTTAGCGCAGGTCGGTATTTTCAAGGAACCAAGGAAGAAATTAGTTCCCTTCTTCCATTTGACGCTGGATTTGAg GCAGTGGGAATAATTGCTGCCATTGGAGATTCTGTAAGAAATTTGAAAGTTGGAACTCCTGCTGCTCTCATGAGTTTTGGATGTTATGCTGAATTTGTGAAG GTTCCTTCAAAGCACATACTTCCCATTCCAAGACCTGATCCAGAAATTGTTGCTTTGCTTACTTCAGGATTAACAGCATCAGTCGCTTTAGAAAAA GTTGGTCAGATGAAATCCGGACAAGTTGTCCTTGTAACTGCTGCTGCAGGTGGGACTGGGCAATTTGCAGTCCAG CTTGCAAAGCTTGCAGGAAATAAGGTTGTTGCGACGTgcggaggaaaagaaaaggcaaGGCTTTTGAAAGAATTGGGGGTTGATCGAGTCATAGACTATAAAGCTGAAGATGTCAAAACT GCTCTCAAGGAGTTTCCTAAAGGAGTCGACATTGTTTATGAATCTGTTGGTGGTAACATGTTTGATTTGTGTCTTGATGCTTTGGCTATCCGTGGACGACTTATTGTGATAGGATTAATCTCTcag tataaaaggaaaaatgggtgGACGCCATTAAACTACCCAAGACTTGAGAAGCTTTTGTCCAAAAGCCAAAATGTG TCTGGCTTTGTCCTGGTACAGTATGGCCATTTATGGAAGGAACACCTACTTAGACTGTTTCATCTTTACTCTTCAGGAAAGCTTAAG GTTGTAATAGACCAGAAAAGATTTTCAGGTTTGCATTCGGTTGCGGATGCTGTTGAGTATCTGCATTCGGGTAAAAGTACTGGCAAG GTTGTCGTTTGCATCGATCCAAGCTTTGAACATCAAATGGCTAAGTTATGA
- the LOC105773220 gene encoding putative leucine-rich repeat receptor-like serine/threonine-protein kinase At2g14440 has translation MPFTNMSLPIVLLSLVSIPFLAHSAPSQPRGTLVSCGSSTKQSIPDTSLSYIPDDGFINVGNKTTLESNDLLPILSTLRYFPQKSARKYCYTFQVIRGGKYLVRTIYFYGGFDGGKQPPVFDQIIGGTKWSVVNTTEDYANGMSSYYEIIIGAHAKTLSVCVARSNQTAANSSPFISAIEVLSLEDSMYNSTDFRTEALVAVARSAFGNEDSISFPDDPYYRLWQPFTDKNEVVSTQTSVSSSDFWNKPPEKAFSKAIAAGVGKKLEIQWPSGSLQSTRYYVSLYFQDNRAASANSWRVFSVAVNGKTFYNNLNVSTGGVTIYSAEWPLSGPTKITLTPDAKSSAGPLINAGEVYQILPFGTRTLAKDVAVMEELARNLDNPPLDWVGDPCLPQENSWTGVSCSIKDTVARIISLDLTNAGISGTLPLTIDNLSTLHHLWLGGNKFSGSIPEMNSLLKLETLHLENNNFTGEIPQSLGKLPSLREV, from the exons ATGCCCTTCACAAATATGTCTCTCCCCATCGTCCTGCTCTCGCTGGTTAGCATTCCCTTTTTGGCCCATTCAGCCCCTTCTCAGCCTAGAG GCACGTTGGTAAGCTGCGGCTCGTCGACGAAACAGTCAATACCCGACACCAGCCTCAGTTACATCCCCGACGACGGCTTTATAAACGTTGGGAACAAAACAACTCTCGAAAGCAATGATTTGCTGCCGATCCTATCCACGCTACGATATTTTCCCCAGAAATCGGCGAGGAAATATTGCTACACGTTCCAAGTGATAAGGGGAGGGAAATACTTAGTGAGGACGATTTATTTTTACGGAGGTTTCGATGGAGGGAAACAGCCGCCGGTGTTTGATCAGATCATCGGAGGAACAAAATGGAGCGTGGTGAACACGACGGAGGATTACGCCAACGGGATGTCGTCGTATTATGAGATTATCATCGGAGCTCATGCGAAGACGTTGAGTGTTTGTGTGGCGAGAAGTAATCAAACGGCGGCGAATTCAAGCCCGTTTATATCCGCCATTGAAGTTCTCTCGTTAGAGGATTCCATGTATAATTCTACTGATTTTCGTACCGAAGCGTTGGTCGCTGTTGCGAGAAGTGCGTTTGGGAATGAAGATAGCATAAG CTTTCCAGATGATCCATACTACCGATTATGGCAACCATTCACAGACAAGAACGAAGTCGTTTCGACCCAAACAAGTGTAAGCAGTTCGGATTTTTGGAACAAGCCACCGGAGAAAGCGTTCTCAAAGGCGATCGCCGCAGGTGTGGGGAAGAAACTCGAGATTCAATGGCCGTCAGGATCACTTCAGAGCACTAGATACTACGTTTCACTGTATTTCCAAGACAATCGGGCGGCGAGCGCCAATTCTTGGAGAGTGTTCAGTGTTGCGGTAAATGGGAAGACTTTTTACAATAATCTTAATGTCTCAACTGGCGGCGTGACTATTTATTCAGCGGAATGGCCATTGTCAGGGCCGACTAAAATTACCTTGACTCCTGACGCTAAAAGCTCCGCCGGGCCGTTGATCAATGCCGGTGAAGTTTACCAGATTCTGCCTTTTGGTACAAGGACTCTTGCAAAAGATG TGGCAGTAATGGAGGAACTGGCTAGAAACCTCGACAACCCTCCACTTGATTGGGTAGGTGATCCATGCTTGCCCCAAGAAAACTCATGGACCGGAGTTTCTTGTTCCATAAAAGATACCGTTGCTAGAATTATCTCTTT GGATCTTACAAATGCTGGGATATCTGGCACTCTACCTCTAACTATAGACAATTTATCTACACTCCACCATCT TTGGTTAGGGGGAAATAAATTCTCTGGTTCGATCCCCGAAATGAATTCGTTGCTTAAGCTTGAAACTTT GCATTTGGAGAACAACAATTTTACTGGGGAAATCCCTCAATCATTAGGGAAACTTCCTTCTCTTCGTGAAGTGTAA
- the LOC105773225 gene encoding uncharacterized protein LOC105773225, with the protein MKVFEINGNTLSLALFADVTNSKELLDSMQAGTLDPEVAFLNASLIPDVFPVLAAAHKTLISKSRESLTTRTLHSELVYNYSGSKHITESLKRCGISESSRYVLAARFNASPDEMKAVEKLINGKEIDLDEFEGRADQAQIQKHYKISGPELGISTLADAITCRIAARDAL; encoded by the exons ATGAAGGTCTTTGAAATCAATGGCAACACTCTCTCGCTTGCCCTCTTCGCTGATGTCACCAACTCCAA GGAACTCCTAGACTCTATGCAAGCCGGAACGCTTGATCCTGAAGTTGCGTTTCTTAATGCATCACTT ATTCCGGATGTTTTTCCAGTTCTAGCAGCAGCGCATAAGACACTTATTTCCAAGTCACGTGAGTCGTTGACTACACGAACACTCCATTCCGAACTTGTTTACAATTACTCTGGGTCTAAGCAT ATCACCGAATCCCTGAAACGATGTGGTATTTCTGAAAGTTCAAGGTATGTCCTTGCCGCTCGATTTAACGCTTCTCCCGATGAG ATGAAAGCTGTGGAGAAGCTTATCAATGGAAAAGAGATCGATTTAGATGAGTTTGAAGGAAGAGCAGACCAAGCTCAGATACAAAAG CACTACAAAATATCCGGCCCCGAGCTAGGCATATCCACTCTTGCAGACGCCATAACATGTCGAATTGCTGCTCGAGATGCTTTATGA